A stretch of DNA from Juglans microcarpa x Juglans regia isolate MS1-56 chromosome 5D, Jm3101_v1.0, whole genome shotgun sequence:
GTTGTTTTTTTCCAAGTCCATCACCTAGTCTAGACGCCGAAATCTGATGCGTTTAACTAATTTTGTTGAAGGTAAGTTCCCGGTCGTCTATTTGGGTGTTCCCCTTGTTTCTGGTTGACTCACCGCGAGAGACTTAGAAACTCTTCTCGCGAAAATTCAGAACAAAGTGACATGGTGGAAATTGAAGCTTCTTTCCAAAGGTGGTAGACTCACGTTGATCAAACATGTTCTCTCATGTATGGCTATACATCTCTTGGAAGTTTTGAACGTGCAGTTGaaggttttttaaaaaatcaactcTCTGTTGTCAACATTTTTTTGGGGTGAGATTAATgagaaattgagaatgaaatggTGTGCTTGGGATAAAATGTGCAAACCAGTCAATGAGGGGGGTATCGGACTAAGAAATTTTCATGAGGTTCAAAAGTTTCTCCAcatgaaatttgcatggaaaTTGGTTTTAGTTAATAATCTGTGGACTCATTTCTTTCGGGCTAAATACAAGCTGTAGTTCACCGTACTGCCTCTCAGTTTTGGCTTTCGATTATATCTGTTCTTCCTGATGTGGCTAACAACATCAAAGTGAAGGTAAGAGAAATGGGGTCTTCGTTTTGGTTTGATCTTTGGTTGGGGAATGGGCCTCTTTGTGTTTATGGGAATGATGAGCCAGATGATTTTCGTATACATGATGCTTGGGTCGATGACTCTTGGGATGAAAATTATCTTGTTGAGCTGGTTGGCACCAATAAGGCTAGAGAGATCATGCTTGAAATTGTGGTaggaagagaaggaaaggaTATTACAATCTGGAAACCATCAGGGGATGGTCTCTTAATCTCTGCCACTGCTTGGTATATCATTCGTATAAAAGGGACAGAACTAAGGGGATGGACTGGATTTGGCatcatcttttataaaaaaaaatagtcgtTTGTATGTGGAAAGCAAGATTTAATGGCCTGGCTATCGATGCTTGAGTGTAGTATATGGAATTCAATTGGCCTCTAGGTGTGATTGATGTGCACAAGGTCAAGTTGAAACTTTAGATCAAGTGTTACAGTGTGGGAGTGTTGCTTCTGAAGTCAGGAAGGTGGCTACTAGTGCGCTGGGCATTCCACAAATTGAAGGTCTTTGATGGTGGATGACAGTGATGCAATGGTTCAACCTGTCTAAAAAGTCGAGTCACAGAGATCTTTTAATTGGGCTCTTTCCTTCTATCATCGCTTGGCGCCTCTGGATGTGCCACTGCAAGGCACGAATGAAGAATCACAATCAGCAGCAGGTGTGTGGTTAGCAGTTAAGGTATGGATAAGGAAGCTCTCCTCACTTATGGTAAAACACTAGCATCTCTCTACACGTGATGAGGAGATTCTTCGTGAACTAGAGGTCTCGTATGTCTCTCACACTAGGACTCAATCAAAGCTTATTGCCTTGGGGAAACCTGTAGAATGGTGGATCAAGTTGAATGTAAATGGGAGTTGTCAGGGAAACTTGGCACTTGTGGTGGAGGAGGTGTCATTCGGGACCATCGGGAAAATTTTAAAGGTGTGTTCTCTTCATATTTTGGTCATGGTACGAATAATGAGGCCGAATTAAGGGCTTTAATTTGCGGCATTAGTTTACGCAAGGAGTTGGGATTCAATCAAATTTGTATCGAAAGTGATTTCATGTTGGTCATTCCTTGGTTGGCTAGTCGGAAGTGCACGACATGgtatttatggaaattttggGAGGATCTTTTGCTCCTTCTAAGGGATGTGAACTTCACTATTGAGCATCAATTTAGAGAGGGGAACAATGCCGCGGATTTCCTAGCCAGACGGGAAGAGGAAGGACACAATAACATATTTGTTGATTTTGATTCTTTGCTTCGTAAATTGAAGGGTATTTTTCGTTTGAATAAGGCTGGCCTTCCACATGTTCGAGCTTAATGGTTTTGTCAAGTTTAATAGGTTTGtttagtttttggtttttggctTGTGTTGACTTGATATTTGggatttttcttgtaaatcCTAAGTGTTTTGTTTGTTATTACGGTTTTCTTCCGTCACAAATTAAGgcttttaataaattttggagggggtcactcttggacatgtgTCATTcgactctttaaaaaaaaaaaaacttgtgacactattttttgaaaaatacaactATATTTAGACTTCTGACTTTTCTCTTTTAGTCAAAATGCAACCACATTATATGTCACTACATGCCCTATATAGACTTACTCAAggattcatttcattttatgtgtacttgtgtatgtatataaaattgagagaaattttacaaatataaatagattttataaaataaatttaccaaCTGacgattttatatttaaatttattttataataaaaataattttataatttaacttatCATATCATCCATTTGTgactttgtttttataaattttcttttgtcaTCAAAACAATTATCTAAAAGTAGACGAAATAAATCTATTAACAACGAGGATGCAAGTAACATATATTCTTTCACAGGCTTTAACTTTTCTTCTGCGTCTTACCCAGCCCCCCTCCCAAAATCCCGAATCATTCCATCCCCTCTGTATCAGCCCCCAcaccaaaaatcaaattctctctctctgactATACAGATTTATATCTTGGATTTTcctcaaatacaaaatctagTTGTTTATAGaaggatttaattttttttctctgcaaTGTGGAAACTAGAAGTGGattaaaatgaaatgttgatgcttgagatagaacgactttatttttttttcctttacagtacttagattttgaatatttaacccagattttgaatatttgacATTTCACTCTGTTGTGTTTAACGTTTGAGATAGAATCATctgtattttgaaaattctgATGTTTAGATGTGCATTGGTTGGGCTCCTCAACTCGGTCATCCAAACATTCTCatgtttagagagagagagagagagagagagagaggattggATTTTGGGTGTGGGGGCCTGACATAGAGGGGAGGGGATGATTCGGGATTTGGGAGGGGTAAAAGCAGATGAGACATGGGAGGGGGAAGTGAAATCaacgttttgaaaaaaaaaataattaaaaagaagttCACCTCGCTCAGGTATGTGGTGTTGGAGAAATAAGGGGTTTAAGAGTAGAATTACTCAAGACCATAACATTCTATCACACTTTTGAATCTAACATTCACGGGAACTCACTCTATTGACATTGATCTAGTGatagtatttttccttttaacaatttcattcatttatcaGTATTTAATGACTTAACAGTTAATACTATATCCATACAAagtattaagatattttaatccAGCTTATAAGTGGTCCCTTCCGTGACTTGAATATGTGACATGATCCTTGCTCTAACatcaatcattaaaaatataattattgatcCAAAAGTCTATATACTATTTTGGTTAATAACAAAAACTAAATGACCAACCCTCATGTCGCCCAACAAGTTTCGTTTTCGTTGTCATAAtttaaagtgaaaaatatttattttcccttttcttgTAAGCAACAAAATCAAAAAGAGCTTTCTTTTACGCATTAAACTATGGGAACCAATCGTGTTTCAACTGTCACTGTCTTTAAATAGAAAGTTCCAACGATCTGACAAAGCCAATGTCTTTCTTTATCCTCTTCCACCTCATCTAACTTGTATTTATAACTCCGTCACATGCTTTATCCGAATCTTTCTCCCCGCCGTTTCCGTCATACTATCTGTATCTTTATCTATTCCAGAATCCCAGATCTCAATGCTTCGTAGGTTTCCATTTATCTGGTAGTATTAATAACTCTCACGCGTCTCTCTTTTAAATCAATTCTATAATTGTATCCCTTTTCTATTATGTGGGATTTCGTTTCTGGTTTTTTGGGCAGGtattgatggttttgggtcCCGATTTGAAAACCCATATGGctgttgagtttatattttggTTGCATTTGGGCATTTGAAAGGGAGATTTGCGTGTTTTTTTTCTCCTATCTGGGTTTAAGATAGGATTTACAGGTATTTTGAACCACAGTTGGGATTTGAAAGGTCGCGGCGGTTGTTCTTTTATCAACGTTTTGGGGGTGAAGTGTGTGGAATTGGGGAATCTGACCACCAACGAACACTATTTTTTCCTAATTCTTTGCAGCTAAAGGATTAAGCATCAGATGCAATTATAGGAGAAACCAGCTATTCGAGTTTTGAGGTTGAAATTGTTTTCTCATTGATTTCGTTTTTAGTTCTTGGTAGATATCCAATTTTAAGTTTGCAGAGACAAACCCATTCGCATAATCACCCTCTCATGTTTCATTAAATTTCACAGCCAAACACAACCTGTATTTTACGCATGTCCCGTCTTTCATTCTTACGgctacacataattttttaaatttaggttGCCAAGTGATCGTCTGCATCATAGTATCTTAGAACTactgtaggttttttttttctccttcagcCTTGAGCAGATTCAGCAGTGATACCACCACTCATTTAGAAGCAACCTATTATATTGACAAACAATGGATATTAGTAACGAGGCCAGTGTTGATCCCTTTTCGATTGGACCTTCAACCATTGTTGGTCGGACGGTTGCCTTCAGAATTTTGTTCTGCAAGTCAGTCTCTCATTTGAGGCATCAAATACTTCATGTGTTGTTGAATTTCATATATAGATTTAGGGACTTTGTGGCACCCATGGCTGCATGGTTGCATCCCCGAAACCCACAAGGGATATTGGCAATGGTGACAATAATTGCCTTCTTGTTGAAACGATACACAAATGTGAAGCAGAGGGCTGAAATGGCTTACCGGAGAAAGTTTTGGAGAAATATGATGAGAGCTGCATTGACCTATGAGGAATGGGCTCATGCTGCGAAGATGCTAGATAAAGAGACCCCAAAGATGAATGAGTCTGACTTGTATGATGTAGAACTAGTGAGGAACAAGCTTCAAGAGCTCCACCATCGTCGCCAAGAAAGATCTCTGAGAGATATTATCTTTTGCATGAGGGCTGACCTTATCCGAAATCTCGGCAATATGTGCAACCCTGAGCTTCACAAAGGTAGGCTTCAAGTGCCCAAACTCATAAAGGAATACATCGACGAGGTCTCAACTCAGTTGAGAGTGATCTGTGATTCGGATTCAGAGGAGCTATCATTAGAAGAAAAGCTTGCTTTCATGCATGAAACAAGGCATGCCTTTGGAAGGACAGCTTTGCTCTTGAGTGGGGGCGCTTCCCTAGGAGCTTTTCATGTTGGCGTTGTTAGAACACTGGTTGAGCATAAGCTTTTGCCCAGGATAATTGCTGGCTCTAGTGTAGGATCCATTATGTGTGCTGTGGTTGCCACTAAGTCATGGCCTGAGctgcaaattttttttgaagattCTTTACACTCATTGCAGTTTTTTGATCAGATGGGTGGGATTTTTACTGTAGTTAAGAGGGTCATGACACAAGGGGCTGTTCATGAGATCAGAAAATTGCAGATGATGTTAAGGCATCTAACAAGTAACCTTACATTTCAAGAAGCTTATGATATGACTGGTCGAATTCTTGGGATAACAGTTTGCTCCCCAAGGAAGCATGAGCCGCCTAGATGCCTTAACTACTTGACTTCACCTCATGTTGTTATATGGAGTGCAGTGACTGCTTCTTGTGCGTTCCCAGGCCTCTTTGAGGCCCAGGAGCTGATGGCAAAGGATAGAAGTGGAGAGATTGTTCCTTATCATCCACCATTCAATCTAGGTCCGGAGGAGGGCTCCGGCACTCATGTTCGTCGGTGGAGGGATGGTAGTCTGGAGATTGATTTACCTATGATGCAATTGAAGGAATTGTTCaatgtgaatcattttattgTTAGTCAGGCAAATCCTCATATAGCACCATTATTGAGGATGAAGGAATTTGTGAGAGCTTATGGAGGCAACTTTGCTGCCAAGGTATGTATATATTGCATGGGAACTTCAATCCAGTTTATGTGTTATTCTTGGCTAATGCTTGTTCTTGTGTCGCTGATATTCTGGATTATGATGTTCATTGCCAACAGAAAACGCATAAAAATGATGCcttctcatttcttcttttacttTTGCCCTAACACGCTCCCCCCCACACTTCAATAATACACGTCGAAAAACTGAAGAAACTCTAGTAAACAAGCAATATGAGTTTGTACTAAAGTTTCAGAGATTTGACCATCCCGACTCttgcctcgtttggttacatggttcaagataaaatgagatgagatgttttgttgaaagttgaataaaatattgttagaatataatttttattttgggatttgaaaaagttgaattgtttattatattttgtgtgggagtttggaaaagttgtaatgataagatgagatggttatGTGTATCCAAATCGGACTTAGTTGTCTGATATTTTCTGAACATTATCAGGAGTCAGGACTGGTTCTCCTTGTTTATGCTTATCAGTGCTCTAGGTGAACCGTTGCTACTTGATACCAATAGAATATAGCTTTCTGAAGATGAATGGGCTGACATTTTTGTTAAGATAATTCTACCTTTTCCTCCCCTTCGAGCCCATCTCATAGGTTAAAAGAGATTGGTTGTGCTGGTTGATCTGCAATGATTAAATTCCATTaatctcttcttcctttttttggaTAGTCTAGATGGTAGAGTTTGGCTTTCTTCTCCTTGTATCAGGGCCAAcctttctttctatttcttttcttcttttaattatttttttattgggacataatttgagaatttttgaAACTTGTTGGAATGAAAAATCATTGGTATCTGGTGAAACATGATTCTCTTGCATTAATTGCTTGACCTGTCATTTGAGTAGAGATTTTATGCTCATGGCTTGCTTATATGGTCTTAAAATTTCAAGCAGGTGAGGTTGAGGCACAAGTAAATGATAGGTCACAGAGATTTGTTTATGTGCGATGCACAGAGCCACAGAGGAGTTGGTACACTTAGTTGGAACGTCATAGGACCTGCACTTGATTGCAATATAATGGCACCTACACTCAGTCGGAATGTTACAGCAGCAAATATTGATGTTAATTTGAACCGTTGAATTTCACACCACATCTTAAATGGACTCCAGCTCAAATCTTTTTCCAGAAGATTCTTAATAATCTGAAGTAGTGTCCCATCTTGTTTGTTTATGTTAGATATGATTTGAAGGATAGGAAAATTTGGTTTAAGAGTGGTGGGCTCATTGGTCCATTCCTAGTTCTTATTGGTTTCAGCTATCAAATCTTTTTCTTGGcatttttgtgtgaaaattaaTCTTTCTTAATCTTTAATCTTGTAGCTTGCTCATCTAGCTGAGATGGAGGTGAAACATAGATACAACCAGATTCTGGAACTTGGTTTCCCTTTAGGGGGACTTGCCAAGCTGTTTGCTCAAGATTGGGAGGGTGATGTCACCATTGTTATGCCTGCCACGCTTGCTCAGGTATGTGCAAAGAAAAGTTGTAAATTGAAGAGGGTATACCCAACCCTAACGACAAAACTTCTCTAAAGTTTGTTTGACTAAAACTTCAAttgtttaaaatgaaaattgttgAATACTTACGAGCTGTCAGAAGCCTAGCTTTaaaattctctttgttttcattaattgaaGAATTCTCACTGCGACTAACAATTTTATCTCTCCCACCTCTTATTGTTGTTCCAGTACtcaaaaattatacaaaaccCATCATATGTGGATCTTCAAAAGGCAGCAAACCAAGGGAGACGGTGCACTTGGGAGAAGCTCTCAGCCATAAAAGCAAACTGTGGGATTGAGCTTGCTCTTGATGAGTGTGTTGCAATTCTCAACCACATGCGTAGACTCAAAAGGAGTGCTGAGAGAGCTGCTGCTTCTTCTCATGGCCTAGCCAGCACAGTGAGATTCAGTGCTTCCAGAAGAATTCCTTCTTGGAACCACATTGCACGGGAGAATTCCACAGGTTCCCTTGAAGACCTCCTTGCTGATGTCGCTCCCTCATTTCATCCAGGAGTTAGTGGATCCACTGGAGGGGGACCTTCAGGTAAAAATTTGCGAACCCATCGCAACATGCATGATGGAAGTGATAGCGAGTCTGAAAGTGTTGATTTGAATTCTTGGACAAGGTCAGGTGGGCCCTTGATGAGGACTACTTCAGCTGAAAAGTTTATTCACTTTGTCCAAAATTTGGATATCGATGTTGAAGAAAACAGAGGTTTAATAGCTAGTGCTAATTCCATTACACTTCACATAGTTGGCAACAATCAATGTTATCGTAGCCCAAGGGTGAAAACTCCAGATAGAAGCTCAGAAGGCACAGATTCCGATCAGAGGGATCTTGCCAACAGAGTTTCCACTAATGGTTCCAGCATAACAGTGACTGAAGGCGATCTTTTGCAGCCTGAGAGTACCCATAATGGGATTGTGTTTAATATTGTTAAGAGAGAAGATTTGACAATCCCACCTAGGAGTCATGATGCAGAAAGTTACAGTAGTGACGTTCCTGAATGTGTGCATCTTGACTGTCTTGAAAAGGAGATTGATAATAGCTCTACGTCTGAATATGGTGATGAAAATGTCACTCCAACAAACAGCCTAAATCTTCCAGTTTCTACTTCTAGGGATCCTCCTGGCATAGATGATGGTAGCAGTCAGCTTGTTGTTGATGATTAATTTTGAGGATCATTTTGTTTCAATGATTCTGGATTTTGCATTTGATCGCTAGATTGTAATCAAATCCGAAGTTCTACTGTCTCCAGTGAAGTGTTGGACCATGACTTCAAGAAAATATTAGAAGGGCTACCAATGCAGCTTGAAGTTTCAAATAGCTACCCCATTTGGTATTGCACTTCGTGGTATTCCCACTAATTTGGAAAGAAAGTCTCTTGATTCTGGATTCTGCAGACATCGTCGCATTGAATATGTAAGCTAATCATGCTAGTAGACACCACAGCTGATCATGTCATTCTTATATGTCAACAAATGAATCTCTCTTTATCTCACTCTCAATGTGTGCTTGTGCGTGTGTATATGGATGGAGGGATGGATGgatgtgtgtctgtgtgtgtatgCAAATGTTTAAATGTACGTTGGAAACATAAAAAATGAGCCAAAATGTGGATGGCTCTTCTTTTTACACGTGCTAACTGCCAAACGGCATGCAagccaaaaggaaaaaagactAAAGAAAGTGTGTTAATCCCTTTTATGCCTCGttttatatcaaattaagtGGAGCATCAGGTCTATGAAATGTTTCACCAAAATTTGGTTCTAAATTTCTGGTGAACCAAGAACCTTTGGAAGAATCTTTTTCCCATCATGCAGTTCCATGCTTCTCAAAAGCACTATTTTCCTGTCAATTTTTCTCTTGGATAAATGAACCTCTTAATTCCCATCATCGGAATCACATCTGTGTGGATGATTTCTACCATTTTTAGATCCTTAAATAGGGGAGGCTCCTACTCTTGTGGCTATTGTAACGGAAGAAATTATGCTAAATTCTACTTCGTTGGCAGGGTTTGTTGCTTTTTCTGGTTTTGTGGTTGGCTGTGTTTATCTGTAATTCTCTCAAGCCCGATGACAATGAgggagaaaaagataaaagaaaaaggcgATCATGCTGACCCATGATCGACTTCACATGGCTCATCTTTCCACCCAACATTTGCTGAGAAATTGCCCAAActttgagttttcttttttctttttctttttctttttttttttttttttttgagaggcAACCACCCCACTTTTTGGAATTGAATAGTGAATTATATTAGTGATTCCACGTATCGTCTAGACAGTCAGAGCCAAGTAGCAAAAACACAAACAGCTGGGTTGGAAAAATAGAACATAATACTACATTGGCCCATggcatcaaaacaaaacaaacaaaaaaagagagagacaaaaagGGGTGGATACCAACGAGTCAAACATCCATCCCCCTTTAggcttatcaaaaataaaataataattcaacttatcatccatatatactatacactatatttattttaattcgttttctatttttttataataaatatatgatatatagatgttaagtataataatttaattagtttaataaaaataaaataaataataataattttaaaatatataaaatatatgatattggatgatgagtagcatccGACCGACTGAGGTCGGGGGTATGTTGGGCATGGGCTGGCCTAAAGCATTCGAGACAAGTGAAGTGAATGTCCAGTTGTATTTTCATGTCTCCGTgcgcctctctccctctctaaattatttgagattttttccaTGTCGACCAAGGAGCCGATTACAATTATGATATATTTAGGGGATGTTTATAAAATGaagtgagataaaaattttgtaaaaaataatattaggtataaatctcaaatagacaacatttatataagtttttttgtaaaaaattgggtcttactaataaagaatagtttttttttttatactttttttaggTTAAGTTCGCTTTTTTATAAGGACTTGTatgaaatttgtctatttaagacttgtacaaatcacCACTTttgttgtgaatagtagtaagatggtttgtaaataataatgaaatagtttaagttaagtaTTCATTAGATTTTGTGAAAGAAAAGTGAAagtgttaaataaaaaaatattaaaaagttagaatattgttataatgattattttgaaattttgagaaaattgtaataattaatttgagaaagttataatgattagtttgaaaaagttgtattgattggtttaaaagtatttacaatttgaataatgtttagaaaagaaatgagatgagacgaaaaaattatttccaaagaTCATCTAATGTGCTAATAAAGAAATTtgtaaaagattattatttatttaacaaacctacatacaaataattttttctctttctatgaGTCAAGATCAACCTTTTGCGTATTATTTATACGATTTAACAAGAAGTATCTCCCTTTAGGAATaggataaattataaattatgtttattattagGAGTTAAAATGAAGACTTTCATAATTTAatggtcaaaaaaaaaaaaagatgacttATGGgatgatttgtaaattttacattttaaaagtCTTATAATGGTCATAGTGTAGTTTGGAATTTATCGTTGAAGACAGACCGACATcataatagtatatattaaatatatttatttgtgtttGTAAACGCAtattgtatatttatattaaaattattataaacatAATTCTAAATGGAAAAAAGTATATCAATATGCTCGTGACTGTTGAAATAAGGGTTATACTGGCTTCAATATAAACCACGTCATTCCTCTTTGAAATTGTGGTTGTGAATGAGAGAAATTAACTGAAGACATTGAGGCTAAGTTTGGATGTTCGacatgagttgagttgagttgaattgagttatgAATAATCGTATTTTGTAAGTCCCGataggtttaatttttttaagttgagattggtttaactttttaagttgaaatgtatgaaTTAAGTTACggtgagtttaacttttttatgagaaattaacaAAGTAGTGAGTCACATCAATAATTGAATTGAAATGGATTGAGTTTGATTCAACAACCAGATAAATTTGTAGGAAAGTcgggattttctttttcatttttaaacttaataattaacCTTCTGAATTGGATTTCCTACGTAAACGTTTATAAAATTATGGCCATGATTAGAGGTTATGGACAATGAAGTGATGCAATCtattaaagattaaaaaaaaaaaaaaaaagatagtgtGAAGTACCACATTTTGTTTATgataaaaacaagaataaaatatgatacataacattacttattatataataaccttaaAAATGTAGATGTATTAGTACATATATTTTGTAACAAGTCTATGCGCTGATGGATAAATAGTTGTAACTCGATAAGTCCATATTAAATTGTAACAATTAGAGCTCGTTTGAATACATAAATCatcaattataatatcatcattacaaatttttcaaattttcacataaaatataataaacaatttaactttttcaaatcttaaaataataataatattaaaaaataatattttattaaattta
This window harbors:
- the LOC121265083 gene encoding triacylglycerol lipase SDP1-like produces the protein MDISNEASVDPFSIGPSTIVGRTVAFRILFCKSVSHLRHQILHVLLNFIYRFRDFVAPMAAWLHPRNPQGILAMVTIIAFLLKRYTNVKQRAEMAYRRKFWRNMMRAALTYEEWAHAAKMLDKETPKMNESDLYDVELVRNKLQELHHRRQERSLRDIIFCMRADLIRNLGNMCNPELHKGRLQVPKLIKEYIDEVSTQLRVICDSDSEELSLEEKLAFMHETRHAFGRTALLLSGGASLGAFHVGVVRTLVEHKLLPRIIAGSSVGSIMCAVVATKSWPELQIFFEDSLHSLQFFDQMGGIFTVVKRVMTQGAVHEIRKLQMMLRHLTSNLTFQEAYDMTGRILGITVCSPRKHEPPRCLNYLTSPHVVIWSAVTASCAFPGLFEAQELMAKDRSGEIVPYHPPFNLGPEEGSGTHVRRWRDGSLEIDLPMMQLKELFNVNHFIVSQANPHIAPLLRMKEFVRAYGGNFAAKLAHLAEMEVKHRYNQILELGFPLGGLAKLFAQDWEGDVTIVMPATLAQYSKIIQNPSYVDLQKAANQGRRCTWEKLSAIKANCGIELALDECVAILNHMRRLKRSAERAAASSHGLASTVRFSASRRIPSWNHIARENSTGSLEDLLADVAPSFHPGVSGSTGGGPSGKNLRTHRNMHDGSDSESESVDLNSWTRSGGPLMRTTSAEKFIHFVQNLDIDVEENRGLIASANSITLHIVGNNQCYRSPRVKTPDRSSEGTDSDQRDLANRVSTNGSSITVTEGDLLQPESTHNGIVFNIVKREDLTIPPRSHDAESYSSDVPECVHLDCLEKEIDNSSTSEYGDENVTPTNSLNLPVSTSRDPPGIDDGSSQLVVDD